A window of Natrinema versiforme contains these coding sequences:
- a CDS encoding DUF7001 family protein produces MVDRLICYRAPSTVASVEEIADWLRARIDADVTVRDRFLEVHRTDDLAERFAEARVPSPYDRETGNTMLGTIRYEERALENPELEGGVLYDGATVQRALNAALPAAERGLETLHVPILDRAIGTWGEHDGRWHKRVTVLGQPALVSVPGLYEAPAKPEAYYKEQQRHALLSGGTPPREVLENQVEGDFLIADDPRTTDALKGYVLQCYHYLETGEAFCDREGCRLSNAHYHEDLIDAQLREPAFCRDHAQRYEP; encoded by the coding sequence ATGGTCGATCGACTCATCTGCTACCGCGCGCCGTCGACGGTCGCCTCAGTCGAGGAGATCGCCGACTGGCTGCGAGCGCGGATCGACGCCGACGTGACCGTCCGGGACCGATTCCTCGAGGTCCACCGTACCGACGATCTCGCGGAGCGGTTCGCCGAGGCGCGGGTCCCCTCGCCGTACGACCGCGAGACGGGCAACACGATGCTCGGGACGATCCGGTACGAGGAACGCGCCCTCGAGAACCCCGAACTCGAGGGCGGCGTACTCTACGACGGCGCGACGGTTCAGCGCGCGCTCAACGCCGCGCTTCCGGCGGCCGAACGGGGCCTCGAGACGCTTCACGTCCCGATCCTCGATCGGGCGATCGGAACGTGGGGAGAACACGACGGCCGCTGGCACAAGCGCGTGACCGTCCTCGGACAACCGGCGCTCGTCTCGGTACCCGGCCTCTACGAGGCTCCCGCAAAGCCCGAGGCCTATTATAAGGAACAGCAGCGCCACGCCCTCTTATCCGGCGGGACACCGCCGCGAGAGGTCCTCGAGAATCAGGTCGAGGGCGACTTCCTGATCGCGGACGACCCGCGAACGACCGACGCACTGAAGGGGTACGTCCTGCAGTGCTATCACTACCTCGAGACGGGCGAGGCGTTCTGCGATCGGGAGGGCTGTCGGCTGTCCAACGCCCACTACCACGAGGACCTGATCGACGCGCAACTGCGGGAGCCGGCGTTCTGTCGCGACCACGCGCAGCGCTACGAACCCTGA
- a CDS encoding thioesterase family protein: MSAEFTVDVPVRYRDLDPLDHVNHAVYASYLEVARTAYLEEVVGLDPEGISFVLANLEISYERPITMGDDPTVALSVSRLGDSSCTMAYEIRVDGDVVATAETTMVHVDPETRRPSSIPEAMTRRIREYEGLEAAA; this comes from the coding sequence ATGAGTGCTGAGTTTACCGTCGACGTTCCCGTTCGCTATCGCGATCTCGATCCGCTGGACCACGTCAACCACGCCGTCTACGCGAGCTACCTCGAGGTCGCCCGAACCGCCTATCTCGAGGAGGTCGTCGGACTCGACCCCGAGGGCATCTCCTTCGTCCTCGCGAACCTCGAGATTTCCTACGAGCGGCCGATCACGATGGGCGACGACCCCACAGTTGCGCTCTCGGTCTCGCGGCTCGGCGACTCGAGTTGTACCATGGCCTACGAGATCCGCGTCGACGGCGATGTCGTGGCGACCGCCGAGACGACGATGGTCCACGTCGATCCCGAGACGAGGCGACCGAGTTCGATCCCCGAGGCGATGACCCGACGCATCCGGGAGTACGAAGGCCTCGAGGCGGCGGCGTGA
- a CDS encoding class I SAM-dependent methyltransferase, giving the protein MTTESAQEFYGRWARLYDFVARRTPGIAGLRSRAAAACRLEPGDTVVEMGCGTGANLPYLRERVGPEGTVVGIDFTRPVLERARAATAASDNVHVLRGDATQPPIGRDGNGALDAVADGNAIDAVLATFVVGMLADPAGAVDDWCDLVGPDGTVVLANAARSREWYAPPVNAVFRAIVVLSTPPTTQLRYENEPHLRLDEKIDAAHARLRERAVAVADETHVFGVVRLTAGRLE; this is encoded by the coding sequence ATGACGACCGAATCAGCACAGGAGTTCTACGGCCGCTGGGCGCGGCTCTACGACTTCGTCGCGCGCCGAACGCCCGGGATCGCCGGTCTCCGGAGCCGCGCGGCCGCCGCCTGCCGGCTCGAGCCCGGCGACACCGTCGTCGAGATGGGCTGTGGCACTGGTGCGAACCTACCGTATCTCCGCGAGCGAGTCGGCCCCGAGGGCACCGTCGTCGGGATCGACTTCACGCGACCCGTCCTCGAGCGGGCGCGTGCGGCCACCGCGGCGTCCGACAACGTCCACGTTCTGCGGGGTGATGCGACGCAACCACCGATCGGGCGCGACGGGAACGGGGCGCTAGACGCGGTCGCGGACGGCAACGCGATCGACGCCGTTCTCGCGACATTTGTCGTCGGCATGCTCGCGGACCCGGCCGGTGCGGTCGACGACTGGTGCGATCTCGTCGGCCCCGACGGCACCGTCGTCCTCGCCAACGCCGCCCGGAGCCGAGAGTGGTACGCGCCGCCGGTCAACGCCGTCTTCCGGGCGATCGTCGTCCTCTCGACGCCGCCGACGACACAGCTCCGCTACGAGAACGAGCCCCACCTTCGGCTCGATGAGAAGATCGACGCCGCACACGCCCGGCTCCGCGAGCGCGCGGTCGCCGTCGCGGACGAAACGCACGTCTTCGGCGTCGTTCGGCTCACCGCCGGCCGACTCGAGTGA
- a CDS encoding thiamine-phosphate synthase family protein, producing the protein MQFAEEIVVDEFLPTIRSLLAGDLRDRGLTQSEVADVLGISQSAVSKYAHGDVTVNDRIAEDDRVRDLVDELGSGLAAGDISPVQVLIEIEVLIRELESGGDLLAQLHEEAVPELADHGSGFRVHDPESDLRTSERVLSSLRRGLGMLETASGFTGLIPAVGSNLVACTPDAETVDDVAGVPGRIFDVKGQATVPADPEFGVSEHVAQVLLAARRHGADASAAINITYDPELIDELTERGRVAAEFDESGDVASSVGAAIEDEPEATVLYQTGGMGIEPLIYVLDTDAESIADTIRSLI; encoded by the coding sequence ATGCAATTCGCCGAAGAAATCGTCGTGGACGAGTTCCTCCCGACTATCCGGTCGCTGCTCGCCGGCGACCTCCGGGACCGGGGGCTCACGCAGAGCGAGGTCGCCGACGTGCTCGGGATCAGCCAGAGCGCCGTCTCGAAGTACGCCCACGGCGACGTGACCGTCAACGATCGCATCGCCGAGGACGACCGGGTTCGGGACCTCGTCGACGAACTCGGAAGCGGACTGGCGGCCGGCGATATCTCGCCCGTACAGGTGCTGATCGAGATCGAGGTCCTGATTCGCGAACTGGAGTCCGGCGGGGACCTGCTCGCTCAACTCCACGAGGAGGCCGTGCCGGAACTCGCCGATCACGGCTCTGGCTTCCGGGTGCACGACCCCGAGAGCGACCTCCGGACCAGCGAGCGGGTCCTCTCTTCGCTCCGGCGCGGACTCGGCATGCTCGAGACCGCGAGCGGATTCACGGGCCTGATCCCCGCGGTCGGCTCGAATCTGGTGGCCTGTACGCCGGACGCGGAGACCGTCGACGACGTCGCGGGCGTTCCCGGCCGGATCTTCGACGTGAAAGGACAGGCGACGGTCCCCGCAGACCCCGAGTTCGGCGTCTCCGAGCACGTCGCGCAGGTGCTGCTCGCCGCGCGCCGCCACGGCGCGGACGCCTCGGCGGCGATCAACATCACGTACGATCCCGAACTGATCGACGAACTGACCGAGCGGGGCCGCGTCGCCGCCGAGTTCGACGAGTCCGGCGATGTCGCCTCGAGCGTCGGCGCGGCGATCGAGGACGAGCCCGAGGCGACGGTGCTCTACCAGACCGGCGGCATGGGGATCGAACCGCTGATCTACGTCCTCGACACCGATGCGGAGTCGATCGCGGACACGATCCGGTCGCTCATCTGA
- a CDS encoding DUF420 domain-containing protein, with the protein MATADARRRLREQPMGVTLLLTIVGYALVLGTFLLDIPIYPDLTNAQVDLLSHVIAVINTTATVVLTLGWYWIRAGEVEKHRLAMIGGFVLILGFLVVYLLKVGGGGTKEFVGPQGVYYAYLVMLAIHIILSIVSVPVVLYALVLGLSHTPAELRQTAHARVGRIAAGAWILSLFLGVVTYVLLNHVFTYEFASIIAPVVF; encoded by the coding sequence ATGGCAACCGCTGACGCGAGACGGCGGCTCCGCGAGCAGCCGATGGGCGTAACGCTCCTCCTGACGATCGTCGGGTACGCGCTGGTCCTCGGGACGTTCCTCCTCGACATCCCGATCTATCCCGATCTGACGAACGCGCAGGTCGACCTGCTGTCGCACGTGATCGCGGTCATCAACACGACCGCGACCGTCGTGCTGACGCTTGGCTGGTACTGGATCCGCGCCGGCGAGGTCGAGAAACACCGACTCGCGATGATCGGCGGGTTCGTGTTGATCCTCGGCTTTCTGGTCGTCTACCTGCTCAAGGTCGGCGGCGGCGGGACGAAGGAGTTCGTCGGACCCCAGGGAGTCTACTACGCCTACCTCGTGATGCTGGCGATCCACATCATCCTCTCGATCGTCTCGGTCCCGGTCGTCCTCTACGCGCTGGTCCTCGGCCTGAGCCACACGCCCGCCGAACTCCGGCAGACGGCACACGCCCGGGTCGGCCGGATCGCTGCCGGCGCGTGGATCCTGAGTCTCTTCCTCGGGGTCGTCACCTACGTCCTGCTCAACCACGTCTTCACCTACGAGTTCGCGTCAATCATCGCGCCGGTCGTCTTCTAG